In the Hordeum vulgare subsp. vulgare chromosome 7H, MorexV3_pseudomolecules_assembly, whole genome shotgun sequence genome, one interval contains:
- the LOC123412711 gene encoding kelch repeat-containing protein At3g27220-like translates to MAALAPPTTSSKPPLPPRLALPLALALLLALAFVADFLSYSSAISPAVSPSSKTVKEGSTKLRNGSQPVRHLNATFSDLPAPHWEWEEMPPAPVPRLDGASVQIGDLFYVVAGYESLDHVHSHVDVYNFTSNTWTGRFDMPKKMSNSHLGMASDGRYIYAVSGQFGPQCRPAVSRNFVLDTKLRKWDEMPPLPVPRYAPATQLWRGRLHVMGGGKEDRHEPGLEHWSLAVKDGKALENEWRAEIPIPRGGPHRACVVANDKLFVIGGQEGDFMPKPGSPIFKCARRHEVVYGDVYMLDNEAKWKQLSPMPKPDSHIEFAWVVVNNSIIIVGGTTEKHPITKKMILVGEVFQFDLETLKWSVIGRMPFRIKTALAGYWDGWLYFTSGQRDRGPDNPTPKKVVGSMWRTKLHV, encoded by the exons ATGGCTGCGCTGGCGCCACCGACCACAAGCTCCAAGCCGCCCCTTCCCCCGCGCCTCGCCTTGCCGCTCGCCCTcgcgctcctcctcgctctcgcaTTCGTCGCCGACTTCCTCTCCTATTCCTCCGCCATCAGCCCGGCCGTCTCCCCATCTTCCAAGACG GTGAAGGAGGGTAGTACGAAGCTTCGCAATGGATCACAGCCGGTGAGGCACCTCAACGCGACGTTCTCGGACCTGCCGGCGCCGCACTGGGAGTGGGAAGAGATGCCACCGGCGCCCGTGCCCCGGCTTGACGGGGCGTCCGTGCAGATCGGGGACCTCTTCTACGTCGTCGCTGGGTACGAGAGCCTCGACCAT GTCCATTCTCACGTGGATGTGTACAATTTCACTTCTAACACATGGACTGGGAGGTTTGATATGCCCAAGAAGATGTCAAATTCACATTTAGGTATGGCCTCAGATGGGAGATACATCTATGCAGTGTCTGGACAATTTGGTCCACAGTGTCGGCCAGCTGTGAGCCGTAATtttgttctagacacaaagttAAGGAAGTGGGACGAAATGCCTCCTTTACCTGTTCCTAG GTATGCACCAGCTACTCAACTTTGGCGTGGGCGGCTTCATGTGATGGGTGGTGGCAAAGAAGACCGCCATGAACCTGGATTAGAGCACTGGAGCCTTGCCGTGAAGGATGGCAAAGCATTGGAGAATGAGTGGCGAGCTGAAATACCCATACCACGCGGTGGACCTCATAG GGCATGCGTCGTTGCTAATGACAAACTCTTTGTAATTGGTGGTCAAGAAGGAGACTTCATGCCTAAACCAGGGTCACCTATTTTTAAATGTGCAAGGAGGCATGAG GTTGTTTATGGTGATGTGTATATGCTAGACAATGAAGCTAAATGGAAGCAACTGTCTCCAATGCCAAAGCCAGATTCCCACATAGAATTTGCATGGGTCGTTGTTAATAACTCCATCATAATTGTTGGCGGAACTACCGAGAAGCATCCTATCACCAAAAAGATGATTCTTGTTGGTGAAGTCTTCCAGTTTGATTTGGAAACATTG AAATGGTCAGTCATTGGTCGGATGCCTTTCCGGATCAAAACAGCCTTAGCTGGTTACTGGGATGGGTGGCTCTATTTCACTTCTGGGCAGAGGGACAGGGGACCTGATAATCCAACTCCTAAGAAAGTTGTTGGTTCTATGTGGAGAACGAAACTGCACGTGTAA